The Miscanthus floridulus cultivar M001 chromosome 7, ASM1932011v1, whole genome shotgun sequence genome includes a region encoding these proteins:
- the LOC136463654 gene encoding non-specific lipid transfer protein GPI-anchored 7-like, producing MRPRAHLAALLLLAVVDTASVSSRHHHAPAGAPHGVAPSQHLLPCLEELLPCTAYLKTTKHPSATCCTAMHNAAAAEMPCLCRLFADPELLSTFNVTREQMFKLPARCGLPVGCRTGTSSHEPVVEAPPPPAPVQQHHHQHGASSRGDEFRSIWSLVAPLVLGQMIPMAALF from the exons ATGCGTCCACGCGCGCACCTcgccgcgctcctcctcctcgccgtcgtcgaCACCGCCTCCGTCTCCTCCCGCCACCATCATGCCCCGGCGGGCGCCCCGCACGGCGTGGCCCCGTCACAGCACCTGCTGCCGTGCCTGGAGGAGCTGCTGCCGTGCACGGCGTACCTCAAGACCACCAAGCACCCCTCGGCCACGTGCTGCACCGCCATGCACAACGCCGCGGCGGCCGAGATGCCGTGCCTGTGCCGCCTCTTCGCCGACCCGGAGCTGCTCTCCACCTTCAACGTCACCAGGGAGCAGATGTTCAAGCTCCCCGCCCGTTGCGGCCTCCCCGTCGGCTGCCGCACCGGGACCTCCTCCCACGAGCCTG TCGTggaagcgccgccgccgcccgccccggtgcagcagcaccaccaccagcacGGTGCCTCGTCGAGGGGTGACGAGTTCAGGAGCATCTGGAGCCTGGTCGCGCCGTTGGTTTTGGGCCAGATGATCCCCATGGCTGCACTATTTTGA
- the LOC136463655 gene encoding uncharacterized protein produces the protein MDPASEELERRSRYLSSLIRRTKLSAAPAPPQPEPEPKASVGKCGEAKAAEPVAEEEKEEKREAKEAGDGKGKEIKGKDDGGPKEDDSSRKVSVRVRAADMPLPLQRRAVRLAYEAIAAMPRLDSKRLALALKKEFDTAYGPAWHCIVGTSFGSYVTHSLGGFLYFSVDKAYILLFRTAVEPLDHPR, from the exons ATGGATCCGGCGTCCGAGGAGCTCGAGCGCCGCAGCCGCTATCTCAGCTCGCTCATCCGCCGCACCAAGCTCAGCGCCGCCCCGGCTCCCCCTCAGCCGGAGCCCGAGCCGAAGGCCTCGGTTGGGAAGTGCGGGGAGGCCAAGGCGGCGGAGCCAGTggccgaggaggagaaggaggagaagcGGGAGGCCAAAGAGGCGGGGGACGGGAAGGGGAAGGAGATCAAGGGGAAGGACGACGGGGGTCCCAAGGAGGACGACAGCAGCAGGAAGGTGTCGGTGCGGGTGCGCGCGGCCGACATGCCCCTCCCGCTGCAGCGCCGCGCGGTCCGGCTCGCCTACGAAGCCATCGCAGCCATGCCGCGCCTCGACAGCAAGCGCCTCGCCCTCGCGCTCAAGAAG GAATTTGATACGGCATATGGTCCTGCTTGGCATTGCATTGTTGGAACTAGCTTTGGTTCCTATGTCACTCACTCTCTGGGAGGTTTCTTGTACTTCTCTGTCGATAAGGCCTATATTCTTCTCTTCAGAACCGCTGTTGAGCCACTAGACCATCCGCGATGA